The genomic segment GCAGAAATATAATAAAGAGAATCATAGCGGATATTGATAAAGTATTAGGAAGGTATATTATAAGTCAATTTATCTTATGTGGAATTATAACCATTGCTACATTTTTGATATTAATGTTTATGAAAGTTGATTTTCCTTTGATACTTTCATTGATAAATGGAATTTTTAATATAATACCTTACTTTGGACCTATATTTGGGGTAATACCTATCATTTTAATAGCTCTGCTTGACTCTCCAAAAATAGCTTTATATACAGCGTTGTGGCTATTTGCACTTCAACAAATCGAAGGAAGTATATTGTCACCAAAAATAATTGGAGATAGTATAAGTATGCACCCATTAACAGTAATATTATTGTTGGTTATAGGTGGGAAGGTTGGAGGGATTTTAGGTATGATACTAGCAGTGCCACTAGGAGTAGTGATAAAAGTTATATATGAGGACTTAAACTATTATCTATTCTAGGAATAAGCAATATATTTTTATTTATAATTTGCATATCTTGAAGTATTAAGGTAAAATGTACTATAGTATATATAAGTTAATATCAGGTAATGATAAGAATTAGTAAATATAGTTAGTCATTTAGAGAGGAAGTGGAGGGTGAAAACTTCTTGATAGCCATATTGAAGCTGTCTTTGAACCTTATTTTGTTGAGAGATATTGCAGTGTAATTAATTGTTATTAATTATATAGTGATATAATTAGGGTGGTAACGCGGAAAACTTTCGTCCCTTGCTTTAGGGAAGTGAAGGTTTTTTTTTATATTTTAGAAAATTATGAATTTTAAAATTCTATATATAAAATTAGCATAAATAGATCGTGTTAACACAGTCTATAAACAATCGGAGGAGATATTATGGAAAAATTAGGATTAAATGAAATTAGGGAATCGTTTCTAAATTTTTTTGAAGGTAAAGAGCATCTTAGACTAGAAAGTTTTCCTCTAGTACCTAAGAATGACAGCAGTTTATTGCTTGTAAATGCGGGTATGCAACCACTTAAACCATATTTTACAGGAATTAAAACGCCACCTAATACTAGAATAACTAATTGTCAAAAATGTATTAGGACAGGAGATATTGAGAATGTAGGAAAGACATCAAGACATGGCACTTTCTTTGAAATGCTTGGAAATTTTTCTTTTGGTGATTATTTCAAAAAAGAGGTTATACCATGGGCTTGGGAATATGCAACAGAGGTTTTGAAAATACCAAAAGAAAATTTATATATAACTATATATTTAGAGGATGATGAGGCTTTTGATGTATGGATTAAAAATACTGATGTTGATCCTTCACGTATTTTTAGATTAGGAAAAGAAGAAAATTTTTGGGAAATAGGTCAAGGACCTTGTGGACCGAGTTCAGAAATACACTTCGATAGAAATGTAGAACTCGGCCAAATAAAAACGGAAGAAGAGTTTATTAAGGCAGGCAATGAAGATAGAGTAATAGAATTTTGGAATTTAGTGTTCACTCAATTTAATAAGGATGAGCATGGTAACTACAACAAATTAAAAAATCCTAATATAGATACAGGTATGGGTCTCGAGAGAATAGCTGGCATAATGCAAGGCACAGATAGTATATTTGAAGTAGATACTATAAAAAATATTTTAGAAGAAGTTTCAAGAATTTCAGGCGTGAAATGTGGCGATAGCTGTAATGAGTCGATATCTTTAAAAGTTATAACAGACCATGTTAGAAGCACAACCTTTATGATAAGTGATGGTGTACTTCCGTCTAATGAGGGAAGAGGTTATGTTCTTAGGCGACTACTAAGGCGTGCGGCAAGGCATGGTAGGTTGATTGGAATTAAAAATACTTTTTTAAGTGAACTTTGCGATACTGTTATTGAAAACTCCTCTAAAGCATACCCAGAATTAAAAGAAAAATCATCCTATATTAAGAAAGTTATAAAAATTGAAGAGGAAAGATTTTTAGAAACTATAGATTCTGGTATGGATATTTTAAAAGTTTACATAGAAGAGCTTCAAAAAAATAACAATAAAATTTTAGGTGGAGATAAAGCTTTTAAATTATACGATACCTATGGTTTTCCATATGAGCTTACAGAAGAAATACTTAGCGATGCTGGTATAAAAATTGATTTAGAAGGATTTAATGCTGCAATGCAAAGTCAAAAGCAAAGGGCAAGAGCTGCTAGAGTACAGTCAAATTATATGGGCAGTGGAGAAAGTTCAATGAACTTAATTCCTAAAAATATAGAAACAAAATTTGATGGATATGATAAAATACAATTGGAATCTAAGGCTAAATTTTTAATTAGTGGCGAAGAGCATGTTACAGACCTTTCAAAGGGGTCAAAAGGGATTATTGTAACCGAAGATACTCCTTTCTATGCAGAAATGGGAGGGCAAATTGGAGATAAGGGAATAATTTTTAATGATAATTTTAAAGCAAAAGTGTACGATTGCCAAAAAGATATTTCTGGAAAAATAATACATTTCATTGAGGTGTTAGAAGGAATAGTGATAGCAGATGAAATAGTAACTCTTAAGGTTGACGAAGATAGGAGAGCTCAAATTTGTAAAAATCACACTGTAACTCACATGCTACAAGAAACGCTGAAAAGAGTTTTAGGTGATCACGTTCATCAATCAGG from the Clostridium sp. CM027 genome contains:
- the alaS gene encoding alanine--tRNA ligase, with product MEKLGLNEIRESFLNFFEGKEHLRLESFPLVPKNDSSLLLVNAGMQPLKPYFTGIKTPPNTRITNCQKCIRTGDIENVGKTSRHGTFFEMLGNFSFGDYFKKEVIPWAWEYATEVLKIPKENLYITIYLEDDEAFDVWIKNTDVDPSRIFRLGKEENFWEIGQGPCGPSSEIHFDRNVELGQIKTEEEFIKAGNEDRVIEFWNLVFTQFNKDEHGNYNKLKNPNIDTGMGLERIAGIMQGTDSIFEVDTIKNILEEVSRISGVKCGDSCNESISLKVITDHVRSTTFMISDGVLPSNEGRGYVLRRLLRRAARHGRLIGIKNTFLSELCDTVIENSSKAYPELKEKSSYIKKVIKIEEERFLETIDSGMDILKVYIEELQKNNNKILGGDKAFKLYDTYGFPYELTEEILSDAGIKIDLEGFNAAMQSQKQRARAARVQSNYMGSGESSMNLIPKNIETKFDGYDKIQLESKAKFLISGEEHVTDLSKGSKGIIVTEDTPFYAEMGGQIGDKGIIFNDNFKAKVYDCQKDISGKIIHFIEVLEGIVIADEIVTLKVDEDRRAQICKNHTVTHMLQETLKRVLGDHVHQSGSYVNEDRLRFDFTHFSALTEKEIAKVEKIVNDNIMKAYKVETEVMTIEKAKETGAIALFDEKYQGDVRVVSVGEYSKELCGGTHVRNSGEIGLFKILSEAGVAAGVRRIEAITGSESIKYVEDKSNLLKYIGSTLKCSEKDIINKLQTQLVELKYKEKEIVLLKEKLASSSVDEILENIKQVKGVKVISGAVKNINGDALRDLADKLRNKIVDGVVVIGSCTDDKVQFVAMASKSAIDKGIHCGKIIKEVAKIAGGGGGGRPDMAEAGGKLPEKLDEAITNVCSIIERLVK